From uncultured Desulfobacter sp.:
AAGCAATTCAAGGCGGTGCACATAGCTGCGGATAAAAACAGCAGTAAATACATGCCGCCCCGGCCGGTCATCCTTTGCCGCCACAAGCTTAACCGCGCAGGTCTTTTGTTCAAACCCGTTTTGGGCAATAAGCTGTCCGATAACCGATTCCCAGCAGATATCCGGCAAAGTTCGGCCAAACACAGACCCCAGGATTTTTCCAGCCGCTTGATATGTTCGGGCAGTCCAATGGGAATTCCCGCGGCCACCCGGATGGTTTCAAACAATCCGGTCTCTTATAAAACACTTGTGTTATCGGCCGGAACCCGGGCAAGATTCTGAGGAAAAAAGCCGCCGTCCACGGAAAAATTCAGCCGCCCATCATGAACCATGCCGGTGCGAATGGCAATGGAGTGGTGCATAGTGCCATGGAAGCTTAGGTATCCAAATTGAATCGGTGTACACATAGCGCTTTACAGGCTCGAGCGCATCAATAATTTCCATGACGCGGATCTTGGGGCAGAATGTCTACGCAGCCCCTCTCTCTTTCAGGCAACCTTCAACCACAGATACAAGATTAAACATATTGTCATATAATTCCAAATGGTTGTGGCCTGTCACCTCCACCGAATCATGTTCTGTGACCCGGGACAGACCATTGCGCATCAGGTCCACAATCATGGTCAGTTCAGCATCATCTTTGGTGCTCAGGGATAAGATTTTCGCGATTTCCCTGTCCTGTTCAGATGTGTTCCCACGGGCAATAGTTCTCTTGATAGGGCGTGTCTCAACAGTCTGATCCTCAACTTTGAAAAAGCGTTCGGGCGACGTAGAGACCACCTGGTGGTCCCCGGCCTGGACAAGGGCAAAAAAAGGGCGGGACTGCCAGGACTGTTCAAGCCGATTTACGACAATTTTTCCCTGGCCAGGACATCTTTTTGCCCCCTATCCCGGTCAAACACGGGCAGACAAAGCCGATTTTCACAATTTTTTCGATCCTGGATCAAAATGGCGGACGGGGCATACAAACAGATATCGGGCAAACTGTTGCCCACACAGGTCTTGGGAAGGTCTTCTATTTTGTCTTTTAGATCATATGCAAAATAGCCGAACAGACCGGCGGTTATGGGCATTAAATGTCTTACCAAACGAGGAACTTTTTTTATCAGGGTATCAACCAGGACAAAAGGATCCTGTTCTGTTTTATGGCAGACAAAGTCCCCGGCTGAATTTTTGACTTTAGTACAGATCGTATTCCCGGTTCCTTTTATCGTCAACCAGGAATCGACGTCAGCAATTGGTACCTGGCACAGTCCTGATCAAATCCGGTCAAAAGTACCACTGGACCCTCTTGGTGGGAAAATCGGGCAGCAGCATGTTCAAATGGCAGATCAAAATTTAAACCCCGGATCACAATGTCGGTGATCCGGGGCAAAAATTTTTTTCAGGCATTACCTGAGAAAGGGATTCATCCGCTTTTCATTGGCAATGGAGGTCTCAGGCCCATGTCCGGGATAGACAATGGTCTTTTCGTCCAAATTCAGCAATTTGGTCTTAATGGAAGATATCAGGGTGTCATAATCACCGCCGGGAAGGTCGGTACGTCCGATTGAACCCATAAAAAGGGTGTCTCCGACAAACAGTTGACCGGGCGTGTAAAGGCAGATGCCTCCGGGTGAGTGCCCCGGGGTGTGAATCACCTTAAAAGAAATATTGCCAAAGGTAATCGTATCGCCGTCTTTGAGATGAATATCGGCAGGCGGAGAATTTTCTGCCCCAAGACCAAACATGGCAGCATGATTGGACAGGTCCAAAAGCATTGATTCATCATCAGGATGAATGGCAATCTGAGCAGCAGTAGCGTCCTTCATTTTCTTATTTGCACCAACATGGTCAAAATGACCATGGGTATTGATCAAATACTTTACCTTCAGTTCAGCTTTGGCAAGGGCCATGAGGATTCGGTCTGCATCATCGCCTGGGTCAATGACAGCTGCCTGTTTTGTATCTTCACAGCCGACAATATAGCAGTTGGCCATAATGGGGCCGACTTCAAGTTTTTGTATAATCAAAACATCCTCCTTATTCTTCACATCATCGTCTATGGCTCATACTGGGCCCGAATCCGGTCCAGGACCCCGTTGATGAACGGCCCGGAATCCCGGGTGCCAAATTTTTTGCCGATTTCAACCGCCTCATTAATGGATACGGATGACGGGATATCCGGCAAATTAAGCATTTCAAACACGGCAATACGCATGATATTTCTGTCCACTGCCGGCATACGGGAAATTTTCCAATTCTTGGCCCATTGGTCCAAAAGCGCGTCTATCTTTTTGCGGTTCTCCAGCACCCCTTCTACAAGCGTTTGAAAAAAAAGACGTGAAGGTTCACTTAATTCTTCCCCGTGCTGTTCAAGGAAGTCATCCATTTGAGACCCCGAATCCGTTTTAGTCAGATCAAAAGCAAACAGGGCCTGCAGGGCCAGTTCTCTGGATTTACGCCTGTCGCCCATGCTCTATTCCATAGTCGCGCACAGGTTTGCCATTTCAATAGCGCCCATGGCCACATCAAAGCCCTTGTTACCGGATTTTGTACCGGCACGTTCAATGGCCTGCTCAATGGTTTCAGTTGTGAGAATACCAAACATCACCGGCACTTTAGCCTCAAGGCTGACGGAAGCAATACCCTTGGACACTTCGGCACACACATAATCATAATGGGTTGTGGCCCCGCGGATCACGGCACCTAAACAGATAATGGCGTCATATTTTTTCAAGGCAGCCATTTTGGCTGCCGCCAAAGGAATTTCAAAGGCACCAGGGACCTTGATGATGGCAATATCCTGATCCTGTGCACCGCTTCTGATCAGACAATCCAAAGCGCCTGACACAAGCTTCTCCACAATAAAGTCATTGAATCTTGCGGCAATAATACCAAATTTTTTGCCCTTGGCATCTAAATTGGCTTCAATTATCTGAGGCATATTTATTATCCTTATTTTATATGTAGTAAATGGCCCATCTTGGCCTGCTTGCATTTCAAATACCCCTGGTTGTAGCAATTGGGCGCCACTTCAATGGGCACCTGTTCCACAACGCTCAGGCCGTAACCTTCAAGCCCCACCATCTTCTTAGGATTATTCGTGAGCAGACGCATTTTGCGTACGCCCAGATCCACCAGCATCTGGGCACCAACACCGTAATCACGCAAGTCAGCGGAAAATCCAAGTGCTTCATTTGCCTGAACCGTATCCAGACCTTGACGCTGGTATTCATAGGCTTTTAATTTGTTCACAAGGCCTATACCCCGGCCCTCCTGGCGCAAATACAGAATGACGCCGCTGCCTTCCTCGTCAAGCATTTTCATGGCCCTGCGGAGCTGATCCTGGCAGTCACAACGCAAAGAAGAAAAAATATCACCTGTCATGCATTCGGAATGCACCCGCACCAGAATATCCTTTTCCGGGTCAATTTCACCCTTAACCAGGGCAATATGGGTAAGATTGTCAATATCATTCTCATAGGCTATGATTCTGAACTCACCGCCCACCCGTGTGGGAATAACGGTTTCAGCAGCCCGTTTTACAAAGTTTTCTGTTTTTAACCGGTATTTAACAAGATCCGCCACTGTGCAGATGCCGATGCCGTGCTTTTTAGCAAATTCTTCAAGGGAAGGCATCCGGGCCATGGTACCGTCATCATCCATAATCTCACAGATGACACCCGCCGGCTTCAGACCGGCAAGGCGTGCAAGATCTACAGAGCCTTCGGTCTGGCCGATGCGCACCATAACCCCACCGTCCCGGGCCCGCAAAGGAAAAATGTGGCCGGGCCTTGCAATATCCTGGGGTCCGGTCTCATCGTCCACTGCCGTCAAAATAGTGGTCGCCCTATCTGCGGCAGAGATACCTGTGGTCACACCGCGTTTGGCCTCAATGGAAACCGTAAACCCAGTCCCGTACTGGGAAGTATTGTGATCGACCATCATGGGAAGATCAAGCTTATCTGCAATACTTGAATCAAGGGACAGACAGATGAGCCCTCGGCCATAAGTGGCCATAAAGTTAATGGCTTCCGGAGTTACGGCCTCGGCCGCCATTGTTAAATCCCCTTCGTTCTCCCTGTCCTCGTCATCCACCAGGATGACCATCTTTCCTTTTTTTATATCGTCAATCGCTTGTTCAATGGTTAAATGGGGCATTTTGTTATCCTTTACAAGAATCCGTTCCGGGCAAGAAATGACATACTGATGTCCAAATCGGCATCAGCGCCGGCGTCATTGGCACTCTTAGCGCTTTTCCCCTGCCCTGATAAAAATTTTTTCACATATTTTCCCAGCATATCCGTCTCAATATTGACGTGATCCCCTACGTTTTTAAATCCGATTGTTGTAATCTTTGCGGTATGGGGAATAATGCTTACCGAAAAACCGTTTTCCCAACATTGGTTGATGGTCAGGCTGATCCCGTCAATGGCAACCGAGC
This genomic window contains:
- the nusB gene encoding transcription antitermination factor NusB; the protein is MGDRRKSRELALQALFAFDLTKTDSGSQMDDFLEQHGEELSEPSRLFFQTLVEGVLENRKKIDALLDQWAKNWKISRMPAVDRNIMRIAVFEMLNLPDIPSSVSINEAVEIGKKFGTRDSGPFINGVLDRIRAQYEP
- a CDS encoding MBL fold metallo-hydrolase; this translates as MIIQKLEVGPIMANCYIVGCEDTKQAAVIDPGDDADRILMALAKAELKVKYLINTHGHFDHVGANKKMKDATAAQIAIHPDDESMLLDLSNHAAMFGLGAENSPPADIHLKDGDTITFGNISFKVIHTPGHSPGGICLYTPGQLFVGDTLFMGSIGRTDLPGGDYDTLISSIKTKLLNLDEKTIVYPGHGPETSIANEKRMNPFLR
- a CDS encoding chorismate-binding protein encodes the protein MVVNRLEQSWQSRPFFALVQAGDHQVVSTSPERFFKVEDQTVETRPIKRTIARGNTSEQDREIAKILSLSTKDDAELTMIVDLMRNGLSRVTEHDSVEVTGHNHLELYDNMFNLVSVVEGCLKERGAA
- a CDS encoding bifunctional 3,4-dihydroxy-2-butanone-4-phosphate synthase/GTP cyclohydrolase II, whose amino-acid sequence is MPHLTIEQAIDDIKKGKMVILVDDEDRENEGDLTMAAEAVTPEAINFMATYGRGLICLSLDSSIADKLDLPMMVDHNTSQYGTGFTVSIEAKRGVTTGISAADRATTILTAVDDETGPQDIARPGHIFPLRARDGGVMVRIGQTEGSVDLARLAGLKPAGVICEIMDDDGTMARMPSLEEFAKKHGIGICTVADLVKYRLKTENFVKRAAETVIPTRVGGEFRIIAYENDIDNLTHIALVKGEIDPEKDILVRVHSECMTGDIFSSLRCDCQDQLRRAMKMLDEEGSGVILYLRQEGRGIGLVNKLKAYEYQRQGLDTVQANEALGFSADLRDYGVGAQMLVDLGVRKMRLLTNNPKKMVGLEGYGLSVVEQVPIEVAPNCYNQGYLKCKQAKMGHLLHIK
- the ribE gene encoding 6,7-dimethyl-8-ribityllumazine synthase, which codes for MPQIIEANLDAKGKKFGIIAARFNDFIVEKLVSGALDCLIRSGAQDQDIAIIKVPGAFEIPLAAAKMAALKKYDAIICLGAVIRGATTHYDYVCAEVSKGIASVSLEAKVPVMFGILTTETIEQAIERAGTKSGNKGFDVAMGAIEMANLCATME